The following proteins are co-located in the Streptomyces sp. DT2A-34 genome:
- a CDS encoding DUF885 domain-containing protein has product MSETNSPLPREVADAYVDELIALDPVTGTYLGVKESSSRLPDLSPAGQEALADLARATLARLDEAERRPGADSDIERRCARLLRERLTAELAVHETDEGLRTVGNMATPAHSVREIFTVTPNQTDEDWAAIAERLRAVPAAYAGYRESLALGLERKLYAAPRPTATFVEQLTEWSDTGEGRGWFEDFAADGPEALRAELDEAARGATAAVVELRDWMREVYAPAIEGAPNTVGRERYARWARYFNGIDLDLDEAYAYGWSEYHRLLGEMKKEAERILPGAATPWVALAHLDEHGKHIEGVDEVRDWLQGLMDEAIEKLDGTHFELAEPVRKVESCIAPPGGAAAPYYTPPSEDFSRPGRTWLPTMGQTRFPVYDLVSTWYHEGVPGHHLQLAQWTYVAGNLSRYQATIGGVSANAEGWALYAERLMDELGFLTDPEHRLGYLDAQMMRAARVIVDIGMHLELQIPADSPFHPGERWTPELAQEFFGSHSSRPADFVESELTRYLTIPGQAIGYKLGERAWLLGRDKARERHGDAFDLKAWHMAALSQGSLGLDDLVDELAAL; this is encoded by the coding sequence ATGTCTGAGACCAACAGCCCGCTGCCCCGTGAGGTCGCCGACGCCTATGTCGACGAACTCATCGCCCTCGACCCGGTCACCGGTACGTATCTCGGCGTGAAGGAGAGTTCGAGCAGGCTTCCCGACCTCTCCCCCGCGGGCCAGGAGGCGCTCGCGGACCTCGCGCGGGCCACACTCGCGCGGCTCGACGAGGCCGAACGCCGGCCCGGCGCGGACAGTGACATCGAGCGCCGGTGTGCGCGCCTGCTGCGCGAGCGGCTGACCGCGGAACTCGCCGTGCACGAGACCGACGAGGGCCTGCGCACGGTCGGGAACATGGCCACGCCCGCGCACTCGGTGCGCGAGATCTTCACGGTCACACCGAACCAGACCGACGAGGACTGGGCGGCGATCGCCGAGCGGCTGCGCGCGGTGCCGGCCGCGTACGCGGGGTACCGCGAGTCCCTCGCGCTGGGTCTGGAGCGCAAGCTGTACGCGGCCCCGCGCCCGACGGCCACCTTCGTCGAGCAGCTCACCGAGTGGTCCGACACCGGCGAGGGGCGCGGCTGGTTCGAGGACTTCGCCGCGGACGGTCCCGAGGCGCTGCGCGCGGAGCTGGACGAGGCCGCCCGCGGGGCGACGGCCGCCGTGGTGGAACTGCGGGACTGGATGCGCGAGGTGTACGCGCCGGCGATCGAGGGCGCGCCGAACACGGTGGGCCGCGAGCGCTACGCCCGCTGGGCCCGTTACTTCAACGGCATCGACCTCGACCTGGACGAGGCGTACGCGTACGGCTGGTCCGAGTACCACCGGCTGCTCGGCGAGATGAAGAAGGAGGCCGAGAGGATCCTCCCGGGCGCCGCGACGCCCTGGGTGGCCCTTGCGCATCTCGACGAGCACGGCAAGCACATCGAGGGCGTCGACGAGGTCCGCGACTGGCTCCAGGGCCTGATGGACGAGGCGATCGAGAAGCTCGACGGCACGCACTTCGAACTCGCCGAGCCGGTACGCAAGGTGGAGTCGTGCATCGCCCCGCCCGGGGGTGCGGCGGCGCCGTACTACACGCCCCCGTCGGAGGACTTCTCGCGTCCGGGCCGCACCTGGCTGCCGACGATGGGCCAGACCCGCTTCCCGGTCTACGACCTGGTCTCGACGTGGTACCACGAGGGCGTCCCCGGCCATCACCTCCAGCTCGCGCAGTGGACGTATGTCGCCGGGAACCTCTCCCGTTACCAGGCCACCATCGGCGGGGTCAGCGCCAACGCCGAGGGCTGGGCACTGTACGCGGAGCGGCTCATGGACGAGCTCGGCTTCCTCACCGACCCGGAGCACCGGCTCGGTTACCTCGACGCGCAGATGATGCGGGCCGCCCGCGTCATCGTCGACATCGGCATGCACCTGGAGCTTCAGATCCCGGCCGACTCCCCGTTCCACCCGGGCGAGCGCTGGACTCCGGAGCTGGCCCAGGAGTTCTTCGGCTCGCACAGCAGCCGTCCGGCGGACTTCGTGGAGAGCGAGCTGACCCGCTATCTGACGATCCCGGGCCAGGCCATCGGCTACAAGCTCGGCGAGCGGGCGTGGCTGCTGGGCCGCGACAAGGCACGCGAGCGGCACGGGGACGCCTTCGACCTCAAGGCCTGGCACATGGCGGCCCTGTCCCAGGGTTCCCTGGGCCTGGACGACCTGGTGGACGAGCTGGCCGCGCTCTGA
- a CDS encoding Lrp/AsnC family transcriptional regulator encodes MGESVVLDPVDLQLLRLLQNDARATYRDLAAQVGVAPSTCLDRVTRLRRSGVILGHRLQLDPAKLGRGLQALLSVQVRPHRRELVGPFVERIRALPEALTVFHLTGPDDYLVHVAVADMADLQRLVLDEFTARREVARVETRLIFQQWDCGPMLPPSPSAQSE; translated from the coding sequence ATGGGCGAATCTGTCGTACTGGACCCGGTGGATCTCCAGCTGCTGAGACTTCTGCAGAACGACGCCCGGGCCACTTACCGCGACCTCGCCGCGCAGGTCGGGGTCGCGCCCTCGACCTGCCTGGACCGGGTGACGCGGCTGCGCCGCTCGGGCGTGATCCTCGGCCACCGGCTTCAGCTCGATCCGGCGAAACTCGGGCGGGGGCTGCAAGCGCTGCTGTCCGTGCAGGTCAGGCCGCACCGACGGGAGTTGGTGGGGCCGTTCGTGGAACGGATCCGCGCCCTGCCGGAGGCGCTGACCGTCTTCCACCTCACCGGTCCCGACGACTACCTCGTCCATGTCGCGGTGGCGGACATGGCGGATCTGCAGCGCCTGGTCCTGGACGAGTTCACCGCCCGCCGGGAGGTCGCCCGGGTGGAGACCCGGTTGATCTTCCAGCAGTGGGACTGCGGCCCCATGCTGCCGCCTTCGCCCTCAGCTCAATCCGAGTGA
- a CDS encoding PLP-dependent aspartate aminotransferase family protein, translated as MDTPLDTQAYDAVRRPAPRALATEAVHAGRDDLARQGLHAPPIDLSTTYPSYDSRGEAARIDAFATTGAEPDGPPVYGRLGNPTVARFETALARLEGTEAAVAFASGMAALSAVLLVRASMGLRHVVAVRPLYGCSDHLLTAGLLGSEVTWTDPAGIAEALRPDTGLVMVESPANPTLAEVDLRAVAHACGSVPLLADNTFATPVLQRPAEQGARLVLHSATKYLGGHGDVMAGVVACDEEFAGRLRQIRFATGGVLHPLAGYLLLRGLSTLPVRVRAASATAAELARRLAAHPRVARVHYPRIGGAMIAFEVHGDPHEVIAGVRLITPAVSLGSVDTLIQHPASISHRVVDADDRRDAGVSDRLLRMSVGLEDVEDLWSDLDAALGRPRRGAGRYRHAAPPRGATSHNKPALTTQP; from the coding sequence ATGGACACGCCCCTGGACACGCAGGCGTACGACGCCGTACGCCGCCCCGCACCCAGAGCACTAGCCACCGAGGCCGTGCACGCCGGCCGCGACGACCTCGCCCGGCAGGGACTGCACGCTCCGCCGATCGACCTGTCGACCACGTACCCCTCCTACGACAGCCGCGGCGAGGCCGCCCGCATCGACGCGTTCGCCACGACCGGAGCGGAGCCGGACGGCCCGCCCGTCTACGGCCGCCTGGGCAATCCGACCGTCGCCCGCTTCGAGACCGCCCTGGCCCGCCTGGAGGGCACCGAGGCGGCGGTCGCCTTCGCCAGCGGGATGGCGGCGCTGAGCGCGGTTCTTCTCGTACGGGCCTCGATGGGCCTGCGCCACGTCGTCGCCGTACGTCCGCTGTACGGCTGCAGCGACCACCTGCTGACCGCCGGACTGCTGGGCTCGGAGGTGACCTGGACCGACCCGGCCGGGATCGCGGAGGCGCTGCGCCCGGACACCGGTCTGGTGATGGTGGAGTCCCCGGCGAATCCGACCCTCGCCGAGGTGGACCTTCGGGCGGTGGCCCATGCCTGCGGCTCGGTCCCGCTGCTCGCGGACAACACGTTCGCCACGCCGGTCCTCCAGCGCCCCGCCGAACAGGGCGCACGGCTGGTGCTGCACAGCGCCACCAAGTACCTCGGCGGACACGGGGACGTGATGGCGGGCGTGGTGGCCTGCGACGAGGAGTTCGCCGGACGGCTGCGGCAGATACGGTTCGCCACGGGCGGTGTCCTGCATCCGCTGGCCGGCTATCTGCTGCTGCGCGGCCTGTCCACCCTGCCGGTACGCGTCCGGGCCGCCTCCGCGACCGCCGCCGAACTCGCCCGCCGCCTCGCCGCCCACCCGCGCGTCGCCCGCGTCCACTACCCCCGCATCGGTGGCGCGATGATCGCCTTCGAGGTCCACGGCGACCCGCACGAGGTCATCGCCGGCGTCCGCCTGATCACCCCCGCCGTGAGCCTGGGCAGCGTCGACACCCTGATCCAGCACCCGGCATCCATCAGCCACCGCGTCGTGGACGCGGACGACCGCCGGGATGCCGGGGTGAGCGACCGGTTGCTGCGGATGTCGGTGGGCCTGGAGGACGTGGAGGACCTGTGGTCAGATCTGGACGCCGCGCTGGGACGCCCCCGAAGGGGCGCGGGACGGTATCGACATGCGGCTCCGCCGCGGGGCGCGACAAGCCACAACAAGCCCGCACTCACCACACAGCCCTAG
- a CDS encoding GNAT family N-acetyltransferase yields MSDVTRAKHGRPVHHWRRDVIELAALFTAVAVADAVANLIGHGPDGPTLLLISAAVLVATAGFHTWWARRHGHAPPTGDTGARPRSEERAGQSDAGPSHQARAAAATVPGDSALWRMRTTVKDEPGSLATLCTALAELRVDILSLQTHPLAEGTVDEFLLRAPGGLAAAEITRAVSVAGGAGTWIERADAHDLVDAPTRVLGLATRTALDAAELPLALRQLLGRCTIRSLPAVPAGGGRGPEPVPMEGALEETVMRLRAPEGGVITVERPYLPFTPTEFARARALVELDSRLGPRVPRSQDVLTLPEGNDITVRRADTGDLRAAREMHERCSARTLGRRYHGPVGDAERYLNHLLSPRFGRTLAVQTASGRVVGLGHLLWDGDETEVALLVEDAWQRRGIGSELLRRLVGMAVDAGCESVYAVTQSSNTGMVAAMRGLGLPLDYQIEEGTLVITARLDGSLDEPVTERLSRAGELGKA; encoded by the coding sequence ATGTCTGATGTGACGCGTGCGAAGCACGGACGTCCTGTACACCACTGGCGGCGTGACGTCATCGAACTCGCCGCGCTCTTCACGGCGGTGGCGGTGGCCGACGCCGTGGCGAACCTGATCGGGCACGGGCCCGACGGACCGACGCTACTGCTGATCTCGGCGGCCGTGCTGGTCGCCACGGCGGGGTTCCACACATGGTGGGCACGCCGCCACGGTCACGCACCGCCGACAGGCGATACCGGTGCCCGGCCGCGCTCCGAGGAGCGGGCCGGGCAGTCGGACGCCGGACCGTCGCACCAGGCGCGGGCTGCGGCCGCGACGGTGCCCGGGGACAGTGCGCTGTGGCGGATGCGGACGACGGTGAAGGACGAACCGGGATCGCTGGCCACGCTGTGCACGGCGCTCGCCGAGCTGCGGGTCGACATCCTGAGCCTGCAGACGCACCCGCTGGCCGAGGGCACGGTGGACGAGTTCCTGCTGCGCGCGCCCGGCGGGCTCGCGGCGGCCGAGATCACCCGCGCGGTCTCGGTGGCCGGCGGTGCCGGGACCTGGATCGAGCGGGCCGACGCCCATGACCTCGTGGACGCGCCAACCCGGGTGCTCGGCCTCGCCACCCGTACCGCCCTGGACGCGGCGGAACTGCCGCTGGCGCTGCGGCAGTTGCTGGGCCGGTGCACCATCCGGTCGCTGCCCGCCGTGCCGGCCGGGGGCGGCCGGGGGCCGGAGCCGGTACCGATGGAAGGGGCTCTGGAGGAGACCGTGATGCGGCTGCGGGCGCCGGAAGGTGGAGTGATCACTGTGGAGCGGCCGTATCTGCCGTTCACACCGACCGAGTTCGCGCGGGCGCGGGCGCTCGTGGAGCTGGACTCGCGGCTCGGCCCGCGTGTGCCGCGCAGCCAGGACGTGCTGACGCTGCCCGAGGGCAACGACATCACCGTGCGCCGGGCGGACACCGGTGACCTTCGGGCCGCCAGGGAGATGCACGAGCGGTGCTCGGCGCGGACGCTCGGGAGGCGGTACCACGGGCCGGTCGGTGACGCGGAGCGCTATCTCAACCATCTGCTCAGTCCGCGGTTCGGGCGGACGCTCGCGGTGCAGACCGCGTCGGGGCGCGTCGTCGGGCTCGGTCATCTGCTGTGGGACGGTGACGAGACGGAGGTCGCGCTGCTCGTCGAGGACGCGTGGCAGCGGCGTGGCATCGGCAGCGAGTTGCTGCGCAGGCTGGTGGGGATGGCCGTTGATGCGGGCTGCGAGAGTGTGTACGCCGTGACGCAGTCGTCCAACACCGGGATGGTCGCGGCGATGCGGGGGCTGGGGCTCCCCCTCGACTATCAGATCGAGGAGGGGACCCTCGTCATCACGGCTCGTCTGGATGGTTCGCTGGACGAGCCGGTTACGGAACGGCTTTCGCGTGCGGGTGAGTTGGGTAAGGCCTGA
- a CDS encoding alkaline phosphatase: MSHRPFPGRRSVLRGSLAASAALTLPTALGSAPAFALSGRPKAGWGVQTGDVTCDSGLVWVRSDRPARMVVETSATESFRNPRRWQGPLLGTDTDFTGTTRLRGLPSGEQIHYRVLLADPDDPRRTGEPVTGTFRTASARRRDGVRFVWSGDLAGQGWGISPDFGGYRIYNAMAALDPDFFLCSGDNVYADGPISAAVTLPDGSTWRNITTEEKSKVAETLAEFRGNFRYNLLDENLKRFNAQVPSIIQWDDHEVTNNWYPGEILGDARYTEKNVDVLAARARQAFSEYFPISTLRRPDGRVYRVINHGPLLDVFVLDMRTYRNANSTDDQATDAQGILGAEQLNWLKRELSRSRAVWKVIASDMPLGLVVPDTGDGKPNIEAVAQGDPGAPLGRELQIAELLRFIKHRRITGTVWLTADVHYTSAQHYQPSRAAFTDFEPFWEFVSGPLNAGAFPANTLDNTFGPERVFIKAPTTANVSPAGGYQFFGEVDIDGGSGELTVRLRESDGTVLFTQVLQPGRVGQ; encoded by the coding sequence ATGTCACACCGTCCGTTCCCGGGCCGTCGCAGCGTCCTGCGCGGCTCGCTCGCCGCCTCGGCGGCGCTCACCCTGCCCACGGCCCTCGGCTCGGCACCGGCGTTCGCCCTGTCGGGACGCCCCAAGGCGGGATGGGGCGTACAGACGGGAGACGTGACCTGCGACTCAGGGCTCGTGTGGGTGCGGTCGGACCGTCCGGCCCGGATGGTCGTCGAGACGTCCGCCACCGAGTCGTTCCGCAACCCGCGCAGATGGCAGGGCCCGCTGCTCGGCACCGACACGGACTTCACCGGCACGACCCGGCTGCGCGGTCTGCCGTCCGGCGAGCAGATCCACTACCGCGTCCTGCTCGCCGACCCGGACGACCCGCGCCGCACCGGCGAGCCCGTCACCGGCACCTTCCGTACGGCCTCCGCGCGGCGGCGCGACGGGGTGCGCTTCGTGTGGTCGGGCGACCTGGCCGGGCAGGGCTGGGGCATCAGCCCGGACTTCGGCGGCTACCGGATCTACAACGCGATGGCCGCGCTGGACCCGGACTTCTTCCTCTGCAGCGGCGACAACGTCTACGCCGACGGCCCGATCTCGGCCGCCGTCACCCTGCCCGACGGCAGCACCTGGCGGAACATCACCACCGAGGAGAAGTCCAAGGTCGCCGAGACCCTGGCGGAGTTCCGCGGCAACTTCCGCTACAACCTGCTCGACGAGAACCTCAAGCGGTTCAACGCCCAGGTCCCGTCCATCATCCAGTGGGACGACCACGAGGTGACCAACAACTGGTACCCCGGTGAGATCCTCGGCGACGCCCGCTACACGGAGAAGAACGTCGACGTCCTGGCCGCTCGCGCCCGGCAGGCGTTCTCGGAGTACTTCCCCATCTCGACCCTGCGCCGCCCCGACGGCCGCGTGTACCGGGTGATCAACCACGGCCCGCTGCTGGACGTGTTCGTGCTGGACATGCGCACCTACCGCAACGCCAACTCCACGGACGACCAGGCCACCGACGCGCAGGGCATCCTCGGCGCCGAGCAGCTGAACTGGCTCAAGCGTGAGCTGTCCCGCTCCCGGGCGGTATGGAAGGTGATCGCCTCCGACATGCCGCTCGGCCTGGTGGTACCGGACACCGGCGACGGCAAGCCGAACATCGAGGCCGTCGCCCAGGGCGACCCGGGGGCGCCGCTGGGGCGGGAGCTGCAGATCGCCGAGCTGCTGCGGTTCATCAAGCACCGCAGGATCACGGGCACGGTGTGGCTGACCGCGGACGTGCACTACACCTCGGCCCAGCACTACCAGCCGTCACGGGCGGCCTTCACCGACTTCGAGCCGTTCTGGGAGTTCGTCTCCGGCCCGCTCAACGCGGGCGCGTTCCCGGCGAACACCCTGGACAACACCTTCGGCCCGGAGCGGGTGTTCATCAAGGCGCCGACGACCGCGAACGTCTCGCCAGCCGGGGGCTACCAGTTCTTCGGCGAGGTCGACATCGACGGCGGCAGCGGCGAGCTGACGGTACGCCTGCGCGAGTCGGACGGCACCGTGCTGTTCACGCAGGTGCTGCAGCCGGGCCGGGTCGGTCAGTAG